The proteins below are encoded in one region of Vicia villosa cultivar HV-30 ecotype Madison, WI unplaced genomic scaffold, Vvil1.0 ctg.000525F_1_1, whole genome shotgun sequence:
- the LOC131629138 gene encoding uncharacterized protein LOC131629138, whose protein sequence is MAEDRNQRPLKEFAKPSNEEPSSSIVNPAITINNFELKPSLLQLVQQNQFAGLATENPNQHLKVFIQLADTLKTNGATPEAIRLRLFPFSLRGKAHDWLDALPANSITTWEDLRRAFLARYFPPSKTVVLRNLITSFTQNQGESLFDAWERYKELLRACPHHGLEKWLIIHTFYNGLHYNTKMSIDAAAGGVLMNKPYPDACALIEDMAQNHAQWGIERATVEKKESHGGKHEISCMDIMNAKMDALALKFENMSQNPTTVAAIQSECELCGTQGHQTIDCNLLNDSSSDPRTTNSITVRSGTAYEGPKNPNLRTPEKPKEDAEPNDQVEELEKPEKQSKPEVENHTPQPYKPPIPFPQRFKNTKTENHFQKFIKVIVKLHMEIPFTETITQIPSYAMFLKDILSNKRRLDDPKPLECHSISENKLAKKDKDPGSFSIPCVLGNHMIDKAFLDLGASVSLMSLAICKRLKLGELQPTKMSLQLADRSVKYPMGILEDKPVKIGQLYIPTEFVVMDIKEDDDIPILIGRPFLSTAGTIIDVKKGKLTFEVGDEKIEFIPSKFLMAPVIGDAYYAIDVIDECVNELNDSLIKLPSTPILEDDGFKSMEPYIDDNLFECLALTPDPIPCTKKPTIELKELPKNLIYEFLDEEMNRPVIISATLNQIETN, encoded by the exons ATGGCTGAAGACCGTAACCAAAGACCGCTTAAAGAGTTTGCTAAACCATCTAATGAGGAGCCCAGTTCTAGTATCGTAAACCCCGCTATAACAATCAACAATTTCGAACTCAAGCCCTCATTACTTCAGCTGGTTCAACAAAACCAATTCGCTGGTCTCGCTACAGAGAACCCGAATCAACACCTAAAAGTGTTTATCCAGTTAGCTGACACCCTAAAGACAAATGGAGCCACACCTGAAGCCATCCGCTTAAGattgtttcctttctcccttagagGTAAAGCCCATGACTGGTTAGATGCCCTTCCAGCCAACTCAATAACAACTTGGGAAGACCTTAGGAGAGCCTTTCTTGCCAGATATTTCCCACCTAGTAAGACCGTTGTCCTTAGGAACCTGATCACTAGTTTCACTCAAAACCAAGGCGAATCACTTTTTGATGCCTGGGAAAGATATAAAGAACTTTTGAGAGCCTGTCCGCACCATGGCCTAGAGAAATGGTTAATCATACACACCTTTTATAATGGACTCCATTACAACACGAAAATGTCTATTGACGCTGCCGCTGGCGGAGTGTTAATGAACAAACCATATCCCGATGCTTGTGCCCTGATAGAGGACATGGCCCAAAACCATGCCCAATGGGGGATAGAACGAGCGACGGTAGAGAAAAAGGAGAGCCATGGAGGAAAGCATGAGATAAGTTGCATGGACATAATGAATGCTAAGATGGACGCTCTGGCCTTGAAATTCGAAAACATGTCTCAAAACCCTACCACAGTGGCAGCAATCCAATCGGAGTGCGAGCTTTGTGGAACTCAAGGACATCAAACCATTGACTGTAACCTTTTGAACGATTCTAGTTCAGACCCAA GAACAACAAATTCTATCACCGTAAGAAGTGGAACCGCTTATGAAGGACCTAAAAATCCTAACCTAAGGACACCGGAAAAACCCAAGGAAGATGCTGAACCTAATGACCAGGTAGAGGAACTAGAGAAACCCGAAAAGCAATCAAAACCAGAGGTAGAGAATCACACACCACAACCTTACAAGCCACCCATTCCATTTCCACAAAGGTTTAAAAACACCAAAACAGAAAACCATTTCCAAAAGTTCATTAAGGTAATAGTGAAACTCCACATGGAAATCCCTTTTACTGAAACAATAACCCAGATACCATCATATGCTATGTTCTTGAAGGATATTTTGTCCAACAAACGACGACTCGACGATCCCAAACCTTTAGAATGTCATTCCATATCCGAGAATAAACTTGCCAAGAAAGATAAAGATCCTGGAAGTTTTTCTATCCCTTGCGTCCTAGGAAATCATATGATAGACAAAGCATTTTTGGACCTAGGAGCAAGCGTAAGTCTGATGTCGTTGGCTATCTGTAAGAGGTTAAAACTAGGAGAGCTTCAACCTACTAAGATGTCATTACAACTAGCCGATAGATCCGTTAAATACCCCATGGGTATTTTGGAAGACAAACCTGTCAAGATTGGTCAGTTATACATTCCGACCGAATTCGTAGTTATGGATATCAAAGAAGATGATGACATCCCAATCCTCATAGGTAGACCATTCCTATCAACCGCTGGAACTATAATAGATGTTAAGAAAGGGAAGCTGACTTTTGAGGTAGGAGATGAAAAGATCGAGTTCATTCCATCAAAATTTCTAATGGCACCAGTGATAGGAGATGCGTATTATGCCATCGACGTCATTGATGAGTGTGTAAATGAGCTCAACGATTCCTTAATCAAATTACCTTCTACCCCCATTTTAGAGGACGATGGATTTAAGAGTATGGAACCTTACATTGACGACAACCTTTTTGAATGCTTAGCACTTACCCCAGACCCTATACCGTGCACCAAGAAACCTACCATAGAACTTAAGGAATTACCCAAGAATCTAATATACGAGTTTTTGGATGAGGAGATGAATCGACCTGTCATAATAAGCGCCACTCTAAACCAAATCGAAACAAACTAA